One window of the Salvia splendens isolate huo1 chromosome 1, SspV2, whole genome shotgun sequence genome contains the following:
- the LOC121807993 gene encoding cysteine-tryptophan domain-containing zinc finger protein 3-like isoform X3, protein MMQTLTLMLLSLTLERRFRAYWDICRKISKAVYLQKIWQKSPPRVQNSHLPRSPNACAEGPTTKSVTPSTRRDDVSSPSVRSSRQKATLPSSEVSETFPGKVELPSSKLANPLDQRTLKVRIKVGPERAARYNAQILSLGLTSPSSSEGNSQDESDELLFETRERLAESPAYILETMTSFPMSDGLLLSPLCEDLLNLTTEREYKLEGEYKAAPKNSAISIKILNNDAPGGKKAKAFDNKLKDNGEDLDGCEKKTLHGDNMECSKQPFYDFRCKSLPDGAKNSDNNILINKRRVSKNKEKGRAVSGDSLKDVSFEHTSSQRDGKYEQLEPQCTSLEKIEEHRATIPHKDVSVDHGKSRGKGSYQSFKTYSEGERVENVMDDSTLRTGLYESDTHPVGSLSVEGGKKTKVSQSSGNKALKSDSFRDGDLLIPKKKSSGRKDAQLGQKDEVQTSVDHMENPKHLSGKASVDYVKTKPALADKPKERLSNKKHIDVAPSDSRMVEPSSAAVPSKEGTLGGFEQTVVNPVVIKEEWVLCDRCETWRLLPYGMDPEQLPEKWLCSMQNWLPEHNRCGIPEDETTAALRTLYKIPVPQNQHNSQAHADGSVVGAATTTAHGFNQDRQNFASDPVKKKKLQKRQTAVGASYPLHSKNQMQMPLSDLEHDGMKDVKPPLARGNFTDQTDMQHPSKTASGLAKLNKRKGEHLPEADSNLRKKIKQESGEYLEGKEQTKRIKSKDVPTFNNDLLDNGHNATLGLLTNATVKSGKKKSIKKEVISAGPGNIQINVKHEKTMRDLQHNGPLGVETCNTGQVTAKKIKLKDNVYCQERKVSVNENSKDGHVHRDKKPRVCHNEDDGFRVSQGGDILKRSVELGDREYLTDRNIKKNGQQVKKPIAKMRLTIEDIDELRKDLGCEQLSMAATSSSSKISDSRKNRLSYAEVKGSPEESVSSSPMRMLYPNQVLPMMTETSGKVDFRFRCAGAVSSVKKQEMDRSSEFDTVRRRKSGLTNDNGSKLSDSKTKLNKETPIDDNHPAPKHEALSNMRHPLSNDLSLKSVKNSPVVGKNNVRKSKASRSEKQSIQREGDKNDLVLHNPCSSGAVQQSRKHDPPRRIEQSSCEKEPWSGKVRIDLRQGDKQGTVRPSKLASGPGGPLKGSPLDSRPHDNSVTSDTSKSRKDTTNENTVNKEAEQQSLHLDASLWNKNVSGAIASTALKEAGDILKEAEGLRSHADLIKNSGFTSESNYEYFKAALKFLHGASLLEACDAEPIKQMEMSPMQTYGVSAQLCKICASEYEKGHELAFAALAYKCMEVAYLKVVYCKSSSASRFCQDLQSSLQMIPQGESPSSSASDVDNLNNLAMADKAALSKGSGPHAANHVIVPHNRPNFVRLLDFTKDVNSAMEAAKKSQDVFAAAHVKLKKSQNRDAIASIKRVVDFGFQDVQELVRLVRLAFNSNHQGLRGD, encoded by the exons ATGATGCAAACATTGACCCTGATGTTGCTCTCTCTTACATT GGAGAGAAGGTTCAGAGCATATTGGGACATCTGCAGAAAGATTTCGAAGGCGGTGTATCTGCAGAAAATTTGG CAAAAATCTCCTCCAAGAGTTCAAAATTCTCACTTGCCTAGATCTCCTAATGCCTGTGCAGAG GGACCCACCACTAAATCAGTCACACCTTCAACTCGGAGGGATGATGTATCTTCCCCCAGTGTGCGCTCAAGCAGACAAAAGGCAACATTGCCTTCTAGTGAAGTTTCTGAAACATTCCCAGGAAAAGTTGAACTTCCTTCTAGTAAGTTAGCCAATCCGCTAGATCAAAGAACGCTGAAAGTTCGCATCAAGGTGGGACCTGAAAGGGCGGCTCGATATAATGCTCAAATACTCAGTCTAGGGCTCACGTCTCCATCTTCCTCAGAGGGTAATAGTCAAGATGAAAGTGATGAGTTGCTTTTCGAAACGCGTGAAAGACTTGCTGAATCTCCAGCCTACATACTCGAG ACGATGACTTCTTTTCCAATGTCTGATGGGTTGCTTCTTTCACCTCTGTGTGAAGATTTGCTAAACTTAACGACCGAAAGAGAGTATAAGTTAGAAGGTGAGTATAAAGCTGCTCCCAAGAATTCTGCTATATCGATTAAGATCTTGAATAACGATGCTCCAGGGGGGAAGAAGGCAAAGGCTTTTGACAACAAATTGAAAGATAATGGAGAGGATCTCGATGGTTGTGAAAAGAAAACTTTGCATGGTGATAACATGGAGTGCAGCAAGCAGCCATTCTACGACTTCAGATGCAAATCTTTGCCCGATGGAGCtaaaaattcagataacaatatTCTAATTAATAAGAGGAGGGTAAGTAAGAATAAGGAAAAAGGACGAGCTGTTTCTGGTGATTCACTTAAGGATGTGTCCTTTGAACACACTTCTAGCCAGAGGGATGGCAAGTATGAGCAACTAGAACCGCAATGCACTTCTTTAGAGAAAATCGAGGAACATAGGGCTACGATTCCTCATAAGGATGTTTCAGTTGATCATGGCAAGAGCAGAGGTAAAGGAAGTTATCAATCATTCAAAACTTATTCTGAAGGAGAAAGGGTTGAAAATGTCATGGACGACTCGACTTTGAGAACTGGTCTATATGAGTCTGATACTCATCCAGTGGGGAGCTTATCAGTTGAAGGTGGAAAAAAGACAAaagtaagtcaaagtagtggaaaTAAAGCTTTGAAATCGGATAGTTTCAGGGATGGCGATCTTCTCATACCCAAAAAGAAATCCAGTGGAAGGAAGGATGCTCAGCTCGGCCAAAAAGATGAGGTTCAGACAAGTGTAGATCATATGGAGAACCCAAAACATTTATCAGGCAAGGCCTCTGTTGATTATGTGAAAACGAAACCTGCACTTGCTGATAAACCAAAGGAGAGGTTAAGTAATAAGAAACATATAGACGTTGCGCCGTCTGACAGTCGTATGGTAGAGCCTTCGTCTGCAGCAGTACCTTCTAAGGAAGGAACCTTAGGTGGGTTCGAGCAGACAGTGGTAAATCCTGTGGTTATAAAAGAAGAGTGGGTTTTATGTGACCGCTGTGAGACATGGCGTCTCCTACCATATGGCATGGATCCGGAGCAACTTCCTGAGAAGTGGTTATGCAGCATGCAAAACTGGCT TCCAGAACATAATCGCTGTGGCATTCCTGAAGATGAAACTACAGCAGCTCTTCGCACACTGTATAAAATTcccgtccctcaaaatcaacaTAATTCCCAAGCTCACGCTGATGGATCTGTAGTCGGTGCAGCTACAACTACTGCGCACGGTTTCAATCAGGACCGTCAAAACTTTGCGTCTGATccagtgaagaagaagaaactgcAAAAAAGACAGACTGCAGTCGGCGCGAGTTATCCACTCCATTCTAAAAATCAAATGCAAATGCCACTGTCGGATTTGGAACACGATGGCATGAAGGATGTGAAGCCGCCTCTTGCTAGAGGAAATTTCACAGACCAAACGGATATGCAGCACCCGAGTAAAACAGCATCCGGTTTAGCCAAACTAAATAAACGAAAAGGAGAGCATCTGCCAGAAG CTGATTCAAATCTGAGGAAGAAAATCAAGCAGGAGTCGGGTGAGTATTTAGAGGGGAAGGAGCAAACAAAAAGGATTAAGTCTAAAGATGTGCCTACGTTCAACAATGATCTTCTTGATAATGGACACAATGCGACACTAGGTTTGCTGACTAATGCAACTGTGAAGAGTGGGAAGAAAAAGAGTATTAAAAAAGAAGTGATCTCTGCTGGACCGGGCAATATCCAAATTAACGTGAAGCATGAAAAAACTATGCGTGATTTACAACATAATGGGCCGCTGGGTGTGGAGACGTGTAACACTGGACAAGTAACAGCtaaaaagataaaattgaaGGATAATGTGTACTGCCAAGAAAGAAAAGTTTCGGTCAACGAGAACAGTAAGGATGGTCATGTTCATAGAGACAAGAAACCGCGTGTATGTCATAATGAAGATGATGGGTTCAGAGTAAGTCAGGGTGGTGATATTTTGAAAAGAAGTGTGGAATTGGGGGATAGAGAATATCTGACAGATAGGAACATCAAGAAGAATGGACAGCAGGTGAAGAAACCTATAGCAAAGATGCGTCTCACTATTGAAGATATAGATGAACTGAGAAAGGATTTAGGGTGTGAGCAGCTGTCGATGGCTGCCACTTCAAGCTCCTCCAAGATTTCCGATTCCCGTAAAAACAGGCTTAGCTACGCTGAGGTGAAAGGCTCACCAGAGGAGTCAGTTTCTTCGTCTCCCATGAGGATGCTCTATCCAAACCAGGTGTTACCAATGATGACCGAAACTTCAGGGAAAGTTGATTTTAGGTTCAGGTGTGCTGGTGCAGTAAGCAGTGTGAAGAAACAGGAGATGGACAGGAGTTCCGAATTTGACACAGTTAGGAGGAGAAAATCTGGTCTAACCAATGACAATGGCTCGAAACTTTCAGATTCAAAGACCAAACTGAACAAAGAGACACCCATCGACGACAACCATCCTGCACCCAAACATGAAGCATTGAGTAACATGAGGCATCCTCTCTCCAATGATCTCAGCCTCAAGTCTGTTAAAAACAGTCCTGTTGTTGGTAAGAACAATGTCAGAAAATCGAAGGCCAGCAGAAGTGAGAAACAATCTATACAGAGAGAAGGTGACAAGAATGATTTAGTATTGCATAATCCCTGCAGCAGTGGTGCTGTGCAGCAGAGCCGTAAACATGATCCTCCAAGAAGAATAGAGCAAAGTTCCTGTGAGAAAGAACCGTGGAGCGGAAAGGTTCGCATTGATTTGCGTCAGGGAGATAAACAAGGCACAGTTCGTCCTAGCAAACTTGCATCAGGACCCGGGGGTCCCTTGAAAGGAAGTCCTTTGGACTCAAGACCCCATGATAATTCTGTAACTAGTGATACATCAAAGTCTCGAAAAGACACTACTAACGAAAACACTGTTAATAAAGAAGCAGAGCAACAATCTTTGCATCTTGATGCAAGCCTTTGGAACAAGAATGTCTCTGGTGCTATTGCATCTACTGCTTTGAAAGAAGCTGGAGACATCCTAAAAGAAGCAGAAGGACTTAGAAGTCATGCTGATCTAATTAAG AACTCTGGTTTTACTTCTGAAAGTAATTATGAATACTTTAAAGCTGCCCTAAAGTTTCTTCATGGAGCTTCGCTTCTAGAAGCCTGCGATGCAGAGCCTATTAAACAGATGGAGATGAGTCCAATGCAAACGTATGGTGTTTCTGCCCAACTTTGCAA AATATGTGCAAGTGAATATGAAAAAGGCCATGAATTGGCCTTCGCTGCTTTGGCGTATAAATGCATGGAGGTGGCTTACCTGAAGGTAGTTTATTGCAAAAGCTCATCAGCTAGCAGATTTTGCCAAGATTTGCAATCGAGTCTGCAAATGATTCCACAAG GTGAATCTCCGTCATCTTCTGCTTCTGATGTTGATAACTTAAATAATTTAGCAATGGCGGACAAGGCTGCATTGTCTAAAGGCAGTGGCCCTCATGCTGCGAATCATGTCATAGTGCCTCACAACCGCCCCAACTTTGTCCGGCTGCTCGATTTT ACGAAAGATGTCAACTCTGCAATGGAAGCTGCCAAGAAATCGCAGGACGTGTTTGCAGCCGCCCACGTCAAACTCAAAAAGTCTCAGAACAGAGATGCGATTGCTTCGATCAAGAGAGTTGTCGACTTCGGTTTTCAAGATGTACAGGAGCTCGTGCGTTTGGTAAGGCTCGCGTTTAACTCCAACCACCAAGGTCTTCGTGGCGATTGA